The Chanodichthys erythropterus isolate Z2021 chromosome 12, ASM2448905v1, whole genome shotgun sequence genome contains a region encoding:
- the LOC137031970 gene encoding myelin-oligodendrocyte glycoprotein-like: MKSSGMNFASGKRSVCFRGFSAAFMLLSICARADGADHNVTAVVGKEAALPCECPPDDPPYVVWQKAVGENTSNIPPLVVKSNKEDEKTAPEYHNRTKLKRENGKCSLVFNKVLLSDQGLYECYYKTRPLKHDKIYLEVTDNQRVSDLSIQKTVVSSSVCGLLVILVTAAAVFVGITCRNRHQTNGAFIATSPRSF; encoded by the exons ATGAAGAGCTCCGGGATGAATTTCGCCTCCGGAAAACGATCTGTTTGCTTCAGGGGATTTTCAGCTGCGTTTATGCTGCTGTCGATATGCGCGCGCGCTG ACGGTGCTGACCATAACGTTACAGCCGTGGTTGGAAAAGAAGCAGCTCTGCCCTGCGAGTGTCCGCCTGATGACCCTCCATATGTAGTCTGGCAGAAGGCTGTTGGTGAAAACACATCAAATATACCACCACTCGTGGTAAAATCCAACAAAGAAGATGAAAAAACGGCACCAGAGTATCACAATAGAACCAAGCTGAAGCGGGAGAATGGAAAGTGTTCTCTTGTGTTCAACAAGGTGCTTCTGTCAGACCAGGGACTGTACGAGTGCTACTATAAGACAAGACCTTTAAAACACGACAAAATCTATCTGGAGGTCACAG ATAACCAACGAGTTTCAGATCTGAGCATCCAGAAAACTGTGGTGTCGTCTTCGGTTTGCGGTCTCCTTGTCATTTTGGTCACAGCGGCTGCAGTGTTTGTGGGAATTACATGCAGAAATAGACATCAAACGAATG GAGCATTCATTGCAACATCGCCAAGGAGCTTTTAA